The following coding sequences lie in one Metallumcola ferriviriculae genomic window:
- the tadA gene encoding tRNA adenosine(34) deaminase TadA: MDHHHFFMGEALNEAQKAYSKGEVPIGAVVVRDNKVISMAHNLRETNKDPTAHAEVLALKQAAEVLGGWRLADTSIYVTLEPCPMCAGALVMARISCLIYGAQDTKAGAVESLMNIVQFPALNHQLDVIAGVRKRECSDILKQFFRELREKK, from the coding sequence ATGGATCATCACCACTTTTTTATGGGCGAGGCATTAAATGAGGCTCAAAAAGCCTATAGTAAAGGTGAAGTGCCCATAGGTGCAGTGGTAGTTAGAGATAACAAGGTTATTTCCATGGCACATAATCTAAGAGAAACTAATAAGGACCCTACTGCTCATGCTGAAGTTTTGGCTTTGAAGCAAGCTGCAGAGGTGCTGGGTGGGTGGCGTTTGGCTGATACTAGTATTTATGTAACACTAGAACCATGTCCCATGTGTGCAGGAGCATTGGTAATGGCCAGAATTAGTTGTTTGATTTACGGTGCTCAAGATACAAAGGCCGGAGCTGTAGAGTCTTTAATGAATATTGTCCAATTTCCTGCACTTAACCATCAGTTAGATGTAATAGCTGGTGTCAGAAAGAGGGAGTGCAGCGATATCTTGAAGCAGTTCTTCCGTGAATTAAGGGAGAAAAAATAG
- the dnaX gene encoding DNA polymerase III subunit gamma/tau — protein sequence MDYKALYRQWRPQSFSDVVGQEHITKTLTNAIISNRIAHAYLFCGPRGTGKTSTAKIIGKSVNCTERNAAEPCNSCQSCVRINNGSSMDVQEIDAASNRGIEEIRDLREKVKYAPSEGTYKVYIIDEVHMLTTEAFNALLKTLEEPPAHVIFILATTEPHKIPATILSRCQRFDFRRIGSTAIEGRLLQVVDSLDIKIEEKALTLLAKAANGGLRDALSTLDQCTSYAVNKITVKEVTDVLGTVTQDVVVEITQLILDKNVTSLLQLLGKILDEGKDPQILLQDLLEHLRNILLVQVCKDPALLIALPDEIIDRIRKQSQGLHRVYLDFAIDILTNAENSMKWSGNPRLMLELAMLKVVNFRPDLNIEILSDRIAALENKSTLAPGVPSTHRKVTDAEPNQTSSVSSKGIKDQWQKIIKAVKKVNISTYAFLVEAEVLDLKQGVLTLGYSPEYSFHRERLGQKEHRSLVEEMLKTIFGQNIRVECQMKENVKNDAQEDVLKKAQQIFGHDKIEEENN from the coding sequence ATGGATTACAAAGCTTTATACCGGCAGTGGCGCCCCCAGTCTTTTAGTGATGTGGTGGGCCAAGAACACATTACAAAAACTTTAACAAATGCTATTATCAGTAATCGGATTGCCCATGCGTACCTTTTTTGCGGTCCAAGGGGGACAGGTAAGACCAGTACTGCTAAAATAATTGGTAAAAGCGTAAACTGTACCGAGCGCAATGCTGCGGAGCCTTGCAATAGTTGTCAATCATGTGTTCGTATCAATAATGGGTCATCCATGGATGTACAGGAAATAGATGCCGCATCTAACAGGGGTATAGAGGAAATTCGGGATTTACGGGAAAAAGTGAAATATGCGCCTTCCGAGGGAACATATAAGGTTTATATTATTGATGAGGTCCACATGTTGACCACGGAGGCATTTAATGCTTTACTAAAAACTTTAGAAGAACCACCGGCGCATGTTATTTTCATATTGGCAACCACTGAACCTCATAAAATACCGGCAACAATTCTTTCTCGCTGTCAGCGCTTCGATTTTCGGCGTATTGGCAGCACTGCTATCGAAGGCAGGCTATTGCAGGTTGTTGATTCTTTAGACATAAAAATTGAAGAGAAAGCTTTAACCCTGCTCGCCAAGGCTGCTAATGGCGGTTTAAGGGACGCATTATCGACATTGGATCAGTGTACTTCATATGCAGTTAATAAAATTACAGTCAAAGAAGTTACAGATGTATTAGGGACGGTAACTCAAGATGTAGTAGTGGAGATTACTCAGTTAATACTAGACAAAAATGTAACTTCTTTATTACAGCTTTTAGGCAAAATATTGGATGAAGGTAAGGACCCTCAGATTTTATTGCAGGATTTATTAGAACACTTACGAAATATCTTATTGGTACAGGTGTGCAAAGACCCTGCGTTACTTATAGCATTGCCGGACGAAATAATAGACCGCATACGCAAACAATCCCAGGGATTACATAGGGTTTACTTGGATTTCGCTATTGATATACTAACTAACGCTGAAAATTCCATGAAATGGAGTGGCAACCCTCGATTAATGTTAGAATTGGCAATGTTAAAGGTAGTAAATTTTCGACCTGATTTAAATATTGAAATATTGTCAGACCGAATTGCTGCCCTAGAAAACAAAAGTACGCTTGCCCCTGGGGTGCCCAGTACTCATAGAAAGGTTACTGATGCTGAACCTAATCAAACTTCGTCCGTTAGTAGCAAAGGGATTAAGGACCAGTGGCAAAAGATTATCAAAGCGGTCAAGAAGGTTAACATTTCTACTTATGCATTTTTGGTTGAGGCAGAAGTTCTGGATTTAAAACAAGGGGTGTTGACTCTAGGTTACTCGCCAGAATACAGTTTTCATAGGGAAAGACTTGGGCAAAAGGAACACCGGTCATTGGTGGAAGAAATGTTGAAGACTATATTTGGACAAAATATACGGGTAGAGTGCCAAATGAAAGAGAATGTCAAAAATGATGCTCAAGAGGATGTGTTAAAAAAGGCACAACAGATTTTTGGGCATGATAAGATAGAAGAAGAAAACAACTAA
- the serS gene encoding serine--tRNA ligase — translation MLDLKFVRSNPDAVNAGLSKRGAKLSLDKFLLLDEKRRSLLGEVEELKHNRNKVSEEIGRRKKAGDDAEEMIVQMRQVSERIKAIDEAVKETEEKLQNELLSIPNIPHQSVPSGVSEDDNEEIRVWGKIREFTFIPKAHWDIGEALDIIDFERGTKVSGARFTFLKGMGARLERALINLMLDTHTKEHGYIEIFPPFIVNRDSMVGTGQLPKFAEDMFKLENKEQYLIPTAEVPVTNLYREEIIDEEKLPIYHTAYSGCFRAEAGAHGRDTRGLIRQHQFNKVELVKFSKPENSYEELERLLNNAETILQKLNLPYRVVNLCGGDLGFSAAKTYDIEVWLPSYDTYREISSCSNFEDFQARRADIKYRPAKGKSQYIHTLNGSGLAVGRTLAAIVENYQQEDGTVSVPEALQPYMGIDKIG, via the coding sequence ATGTTGGATTTAAAATTTGTACGTTCTAATCCTGATGCGGTCAATGCGGGATTAAGTAAAAGAGGAGCAAAGTTATCACTAGATAAGTTTTTGCTGTTAGATGAAAAAAGACGGTCATTGCTCGGCGAGGTGGAAGAGTTAAAACACAATAGAAATAAGGTATCAGAGGAGATTGGGCGAAGAAAAAAAGCCGGGGACGACGCAGAAGAAATGATTGTGCAAATGCGGCAGGTGTCAGAACGCATCAAGGCAATTGACGAAGCTGTTAAAGAGACCGAGGAAAAACTGCAAAACGAATTGCTATCGATACCTAATATTCCCCATCAGTCGGTTCCGTCGGGTGTCAGTGAAGATGATAATGAAGAAATACGTGTCTGGGGAAAAATAAGGGAATTTACATTTATACCCAAGGCTCATTGGGATATAGGGGAAGCTTTAGATATTATTGATTTTGAGAGAGGAACTAAAGTTTCCGGAGCCAGGTTTACCTTTTTGAAAGGAATGGGTGCGAGATTAGAGAGAGCGTTGATTAATCTAATGTTGGATACCCATACTAAAGAACATGGTTATATTGAAATTTTCCCACCGTTTATTGTAAATCGTGACTCCATGGTGGGAACGGGACAACTGCCAAAATTTGCGGAAGATATGTTCAAATTGGAAAATAAAGAGCAGTACTTAATTCCTACTGCTGAAGTCCCAGTGACTAATCTTTATCGAGAAGAAATAATTGATGAGGAAAAACTGCCCATTTATCATACGGCATATAGTGGTTGTTTTCGGGCGGAAGCTGGTGCTCACGGAAGAGATACCAGGGGATTAATTAGACAACATCAGTTTAATAAAGTAGAATTAGTCAAGTTTAGCAAACCTGAAAATTCTTATGAAGAATTGGAAAGGCTGTTAAATAATGCAGAAACAATTTTACAAAAGCTGAATTTACCTTATCGAGTGGTAAATCTTTGTGGCGGAGACCTGGGTTTTTCAGCTGCAAAAACTTATGACATAGAAGTATGGCTACCTAGTTATGATACTTATCGGGAGATATCCTCTTGCAGTAATTTTGAAGACTTTCAAGCCAGGCGAGCAGATATAAAATACAGACCGGCAAAGGGTAAGTCGCAATATATACACACTTTAAACGGATCTGGTTTAGCTGTCGGCAGAACGCTCGCTGCTATTGTAGAGAATTATCAACAGGAAGATGGAACAGTATCAGTACCTGAGGCGTTACAGCCTTATATGGGTATAGATAAAATTGGCTAA
- a CDS encoding glycoside hydrolase family 15 protein, translating to MIDAEISKKVLLTHQDKSGAFPAAPNFPPYQYCWLRDGSFIAYALILAGEEKAAADFFNWTGMVVKRYQDKVFKSISLYNQGVKLHPDQLLHTRFTMDGYEGTEPWGNFQLDGYGTYLWALGQFRKKYVNSPYLEDSEWAVKVVIEYLIRFWHTSCLDCWEECEGVHAVTLAALYGGLKSQTEQGFLNKIQKKNIEAILDLILKEIEHSYIDNGHFVKDRWNKTIDSSLIWLALPFEVVTLDNRVMRHTIEEIERSLLFKGGIKRYISDEYYGGGAWLPLTAWLGWYYARIGKLSKAKVYQEWIEGHSREQNLPEQVTDTDCPECQSWVKKWGPVAEPLLWSHAMHIILDHEMKKLN from the coding sequence ATGATTGATGCTGAGATTAGCAAAAAAGTTCTTTTAACACATCAAGATAAATCAGGAGCGTTTCCAGCAGCGCCAAATTTTCCGCCTTATCAATACTGCTGGCTCAGGGATGGTTCGTTTATTGCCTATGCTCTGATATTGGCCGGCGAAGAGAAAGCAGCAGCAGATTTCTTTAATTGGACAGGTATGGTAGTGAAGCGTTATCAGGACAAGGTGTTTAAAAGTATTTCTTTGTATAACCAAGGAGTAAAATTACATCCGGACCAACTGCTACACACTCGTTTTACAATGGACGGATATGAAGGGACAGAACCCTGGGGGAATTTTCAGTTAGATGGGTACGGCACTTATCTCTGGGCGTTAGGTCAGTTTCGGAAAAAATACGTAAATTCTCCATATTTAGAAGATAGCGAATGGGCAGTTAAAGTGGTAATTGAATATCTAATCCGCTTTTGGCATACCAGCTGCTTAGATTGTTGGGAAGAGTGTGAAGGAGTACATGCAGTGACTTTGGCAGCTTTGTACGGAGGCCTGAAATCACAAACTGAGCAGGGATTTTTAAATAAAATTCAGAAAAAAAACATTGAAGCTATACTTGATTTAATTTTAAAAGAGATAGAACATAGCTACATTGATAATGGGCATTTTGTAAAAGATAGATGGAACAAAACAATTGACTCTAGTTTAATATGGCTGGCTTTACCTTTTGAGGTTGTAACCTTGGACAATCGGGTGATGAGACACACCATAGAGGAAATTGAAAGAAGTTTATTATTTAAAGGCGGGATAAAACGTTATATTAGTGATGAATATTACGGAGGTGGTGCGTGGCTGCCTCTGACCGCTTGGCTAGGTTGGTACTATGCTCGTATAGGTAAACTTAGCAAAGCGAAGGTTTATCAAGAATGGATTGAGGGACATTCCAGGGAACAGAACTTACCTGAACAGGTGACTGATACTGATTGCCCTGAATGCCAAAGCTGGGTTAAAAAATGGGGGCCTGTGGCAGAACCTCTTTTATGGTCGCACGCTATGCACATTATTCTTGATCATGAAATGAAAAAACTAAATTAA
- the serA gene encoding phosphoglycerate dehydrogenase, with amino-acid sequence MRVLISDPIADKGVAMLEEAGFHVDVRTKKSEEEICGFIDEYHAMIVRSQTKVTRNIIEKARNLKIIGRAGVGIDNIDVDAATEKGIVVVNAPEGNTIAATEHTLAMMLAFARNIPKANELLKQGLWERKKFTGVELRNKVLGIIGLGKIGSGVASRARAFEMNVLAYDPYISEERAKQMGVELSDFNGVIENADFLTIHLPLTEETYHLIGGEQIKKMKPGVKIVNVARGGIIDEQALYEALKEGKIAGAAVDVFENEPETKSPLFDLENVVVTPHLGASTEEAQLNVAIDVVEEIIQALKGELVKNAVNIPSIKPELQHILNPYRELVEKLGKLISQLVDSHIKKVEIKYNGDIAQYNVTSLTNTFLKGLLRPILKDAVNYVNAPLIAQSRGISVSENKSVELDDYANLITVSVETEKCTKTISGSLFGKHDARIVRIDGFTVDAVPQGHMLVVPHIDKPKIIGPVGHLIGQHDINIAGMQVGRKNIGGRAVMFLNVDSEVPVKTIKELAKIDGVLDVKYVRL; translated from the coding sequence ATGAGAGTATTGATTAGTGATCCGATTGCAGACAAAGGTGTGGCTATGCTAGAAGAGGCGGGTTTCCACGTTGATGTAAGAACAAAGAAATCAGAGGAAGAAATATGCGGCTTCATTGATGAATATCATGCCATGATTGTACGTAGTCAAACAAAGGTGACTCGTAATATTATTGAAAAAGCGCGTAACTTAAAAATTATTGGTAGAGCGGGTGTGGGAATTGATAACATAGATGTAGATGCAGCTACGGAAAAGGGAATTGTGGTGGTTAATGCGCCGGAAGGGAATACGATAGCCGCTACAGAACATACTCTAGCGATGATGTTGGCCTTTGCTCGGAACATACCCAAAGCTAATGAATTGCTCAAACAAGGCCTCTGGGAACGCAAGAAGTTTACCGGCGTTGAGCTTAGAAATAAGGTATTGGGAATCATCGGTTTAGGAAAAATCGGCAGCGGCGTGGCTAGTAGGGCCCGGGCCTTTGAAATGAATGTGCTGGCGTATGACCCATATATTTCCGAGGAGCGGGCAAAACAAATGGGTGTGGAACTATCTGATTTTAATGGTGTGATTGAAAATGCTGATTTTCTAACCATTCATCTTCCTCTGACCGAAGAAACTTATCATTTGATTGGTGGGGAACAGATTAAAAAAATGAAGCCTGGGGTTAAAATTGTTAATGTCGCCCGGGGTGGTATTATTGACGAACAGGCATTGTACGAGGCGCTAAAGGAAGGAAAAATAGCCGGAGCAGCGGTAGATGTTTTTGAAAACGAACCAGAAACCAAAAGCCCTTTATTTGATTTAGAAAATGTAGTAGTAACGCCTCATTTGGGTGCGTCCACAGAAGAAGCACAACTTAATGTAGCAATTGATGTAGTGGAGGAAATAATTCAGGCATTAAAAGGGGAATTAGTAAAGAATGCGGTTAACATACCGTCTATTAAACCAGAGTTACAGCATATTTTAAATCCTTATCGTGAGCTAGTAGAAAAGTTGGGAAAACTTATTTCCCAATTAGTAGATAGCCATATCAAAAAAGTGGAGATTAAGTATAATGGTGATATTGCCCAATATAATGTGACATCGTTAACCAACACATTTTTAAAAGGCTTATTGCGGCCAATTTTAAAGGACGCTGTTAATTATGTGAATGCACCGCTGATAGCGCAGAGCAGAGGAATTTCCGTATCGGAAAATAAATCTGTTGAATTGGATGATTATGCAAATCTGATTACTGTCAGTGTAGAGACTGAGAAATGTACCAAAACAATCAGCGGGTCACTTTTTGGTAAACACGACGCCCGGATTGTACGCATAGACGGATTTACAGTTGATGCTGTGCCCCAGGGCCATATGCTGGTCGTTCCTCATATTGATAAACCCAAAATTATTGGCCCGGTGGGGCATCTTATCGGTCAGCATGATATAAATATTGCCGGTATGCAGGTTGGTAGAAAAAATATTGGCGGCAGGGCCGTAATGTTTTTAAACGTAGATTCCGAGGTGCCTGTTAAGACAATAAAAGAACTTGCAAAAATAGACGGAGTGTTAGACGTTAAATATGTTCGTTTGTAA
- the recR gene encoding recombination mediator RecR has translation MMHHAQSIARLITELGKLPGVGPKTAQRLTYHLLNSPRENSLALSKAIREAVDKVTYCSVCSNFTDIDPCFICRDEKRDKSIICVVEEPGDIVAIEKTREYKGHYHVLQGIISPIDGIGPEQLKVKELLARITHQPKDNLEVIIALGSSVEGEATSMYLAKILRPLGIKVTRIAHGLPVGGALEYADEVTLAKAFEGRIELF, from the coding sequence ATGATGCATCATGCCCAGTCAATTGCAAGATTAATTACAGAATTGGGTAAACTCCCCGGCGTGGGACCCAAAACTGCCCAACGTTTGACATATCATTTATTGAATTCACCTAGGGAAAATTCCCTTGCCTTATCCAAGGCTATCCGTGAAGCGGTGGATAAAGTGACCTATTGCTCCGTATGTAGTAATTTTACTGACATAGATCCATGCTTTATATGCAGGGATGAAAAAAGAGACAAAAGTATTATTTGCGTGGTAGAAGAACCGGGTGATATCGTGGCGATAGAAAAAACCAGGGAGTATAAGGGACATTATCACGTGCTACAGGGGATTATTTCCCCTATTGATGGGATAGGACCCGAACAACTTAAGGTCAAAGAACTGTTAGCCCGAATAACGCACCAGCCTAAAGACAACTTAGAGGTAATTATAGCTCTAGGGTCATCTGTAGAAGGAGAGGCTACTTCTATGTACTTGGCAAAAATTTTAAGACCCTTGGGGATAAAAGTAACTCGCATAGCTCACGGCCTCCCGGTGGGTGGTGCTTTGGAATATGCTGATGAAGTGACATTAGCAAAGGCATTCGAAGGACGAATAGAACTTTTTTAA
- a CDS encoding YbaB/EbfC family nucleoid-associated protein: MGFGNMGKMMKQAQAMQKKMAKLQEEMAEKEVTASTGGGAVTVTVNGKQEVLSVKIEKDVVDPEDVEMLQDLVLSAVNEAMNKAQEMMSEEMNKITGGMNIPGLV; this comes from the coding sequence ATGGGATTTGGAAATATGGGAAAGATGATGAAACAAGCACAGGCCATGCAAAAAAAGATGGCTAAGCTTCAGGAAGAGATGGCAGAGAAAGAGGTTACTGCCAGCACCGGCGGTGGAGCGGTGACAGTTACCGTTAACGGTAAGCAGGAAGTTTTAAGTGTTAAAATTGAGAAAGATGTTGTGGACCCCGAGGATGTGGAAATGCTGCAGGACCTGGTATTGTCTGCTGTTAATGAAGCGATGAATAAGGCGCAAGAAATGATGTCAGAAGAAATGAACAAAATTACCGGGGGCATGAACATACCCGGGCTAGTATAA
- a CDS encoding transposase codes for MYIRQECLLSFEEILNLQPQTKLELVLSQIDLSDFEIAFKRSRFGPKGYDPTPMLYALIAAQLEQIRTVKALVQRLKQDPVFRYCCCFEVCGQVPSEATFSRFLTKISESEDLQKLFHKLVIRAKELNIIDGETVAIDSTKMDAFESPKPHSKLTDNGLTPNWGAKRDTNGNQVKWFGWKLHILSDTKSELPLEISVTPANVYDGTVALPLIEKLFESFGDLFKPRYYAMDSGYDFNYIYDAIVNDYQAKPVIAYNPRGSKSAPEGLDNDLQPICSAGYKMVYWGTDGDYIKLRCPHVCGKVDCVHGSNWCSNSNYGYVRKVNYKKEPRFYSYPFRGTEKWQSIYNQRTAVERCNSRLKEYLNLGNIRAKGIKKALTHCLLNSIALVAGTIAANSGQSKLKVA; via the coding sequence ATGTATATTCGCCAAGAATGCTTATTATCCTTTGAAGAAATTTTAAATCTTCAGCCCCAAACAAAGTTGGAATTGGTTTTGTCACAAATTGACCTAAGTGATTTTGAAATAGCCTTTAAGAGAAGTAGGTTTGGTCCCAAAGGCTATGACCCAACACCAATGCTATATGCTTTAATTGCTGCGCAGCTAGAGCAAATAAGAACTGTTAAAGCTTTAGTGCAAAGGTTAAAGCAAGACCCTGTTTTTCGTTACTGCTGCTGTTTTGAAGTATGTGGCCAGGTACCTTCAGAGGCCACATTCAGCCGGTTTCTAACTAAGATTTCAGAAAGTGAGGATCTGCAAAAGCTATTTCATAAATTAGTTATCCGCGCAAAGGAACTGAATATTATCGACGGTGAAACTGTAGCCATTGATTCAACCAAAATGGATGCTTTTGAGAGCCCTAAACCTCATAGTAAACTTACGGATAACGGTTTAACGCCTAACTGGGGCGCCAAGCGAGATACAAACGGCAATCAAGTAAAATGGTTTGGCTGGAAACTTCATATCCTGAGTGATACCAAAAGTGAGCTGCCACTAGAAATATCCGTTACTCCGGCAAACGTATATGACGGAACTGTTGCCTTGCCGCTGATTGAAAAATTATTTGAGAGTTTTGGAGACCTCTTTAAACCCCGATACTATGCCATGGACTCTGGATATGACTTTAATTACATCTATGATGCTATAGTAAATGACTATCAGGCTAAACCAGTTATAGCTTATAATCCACGAGGAAGCAAAAGCGCCCCCGAAGGGTTAGATAATGATTTGCAACCCATTTGTTCCGCAGGCTATAAGATGGTTTACTGGGGTACAGATGGTGACTATATCAAACTAAGATGTCCTCATGTATGCGGGAAAGTCGATTGTGTCCACGGATCTAACTGGTGTTCCAACTCTAACTACGGTTATGTTAGAAAGGTCAACTATAAAAAGGAACCCAGGTTTTATAGCTATCCGTTCAGAGGTACAGAAAAATGGCAAAGCATCTACAATCAAAGAACAGCAGTTGAACGATGTAACAGTAGACTTAAAGAATATCTCAATCTAGGAAATATCAGGGCTAAAGGGATTAAAAAAGCTCTAACCCACTGCCTCTTAAACTCAATTGCTTTAGTTGCTGGGACAATAGCAGCAAACTCAGGCCAAAGCAAACTAAAAGTTGCTTAG
- the pdxT gene encoding pyridoxal 5'-phosphate synthase glutaminase subunit PdxT, with protein sequence MRIGVLAMQGAFREHKWAIERLGEEAVEVRLPHHLKDVDGIIIPGGESTTIGKLLNRYKLMEPIKELAAKGIPIMGTCAGMILLAKDIIGSEQPRLGFMDISVVRNGFGRQVESFEVDLDINAIGRVPFHAVFIRAPYVKNMEPQVGILAQVEEKVVMARQGNFLACAFHPELTEDDRVHSYFLKMVKENL encoded by the coding sequence ATGAGAATAGGCGTCTTAGCAATGCAAGGAGCATTTCGTGAACACAAATGGGCAATTGAAAGATTGGGAGAGGAAGCCGTAGAAGTGCGCCTTCCGCACCATTTGAAAGATGTTGATGGAATAATAATTCCAGGTGGAGAAAGTACGACTATTGGGAAGCTGCTTAATCGCTATAAATTAATGGAACCTATTAAGGAATTAGCCGCTAAGGGAATCCCTATAATGGGAACTTGTGCGGGCATGATTTTACTTGCCAAGGATATTATTGGTTCTGAACAACCACGTTTGGGATTTATGGATATATCGGTAGTGCGCAATGGTTTTGGTCGCCAGGTAGAGAGTTTCGAAGTGGATTTAGACATAAATGCGATTGGTAGAGTTCCCTTTCATGCTGTTTTTATTCGAGCACCATATGTTAAGAATATGGAACCGCAGGTTGGCATTTTGGCTCAGGTGGAGGAAAAAGTTGTCATGGCTAGACAAGGGAATTTTTTAGCTTGTGCTTTTCACCCAGAGCTTACAGAAGATGATCGTGTTCATAGTTATTTTTTGAAAATGGTAAAGGAAAATTTGTAA
- the pdxS gene encoding pyridoxal 5'-phosphate synthase lyase subunit PdxS has protein sequence MSKKGTWKVKKGLAEMLKGGVIMDVTTPEQAKIAEKAGACAVMALERVPADIRAAGGVARMADPTVILRIMDVATIPVMAKARIGHFVEAQILEELGADYIDESEVLTPADEDFHIDKSQFKVPFVCGCRNLGEALRRIGEGSAMIRTKGEPGTGNVVEAVRHMRKVMSEIRRVQGMPKDELMATAKEMNAPYELLLQVKELGRMPVVNFAAGGIASPADAALMMQLGCDGVFVGSGIFKSNDPAARAEAIVAATTHYNEPKVLAEVSRGLGEAMPGLEISSIQPNERMQERGW, from the coding sequence TTGTCTAAAAAGGGCACATGGAAAGTTAAAAAAGGATTAGCGGAGATGTTAAAAGGTGGAGTGATTATGGATGTTACTACGCCAGAACAAGCAAAAATCGCGGAAAAAGCCGGTGCTTGTGCTGTTATGGCGCTGGAAAGAGTACCCGCAGATATTCGCGCTGCGGGAGGCGTGGCTCGGATGGCAGACCCCACAGTGATCCTGCGTATTATGGACGTGGCTACTATTCCGGTAATGGCTAAAGCTCGTATTGGTCATTTTGTAGAAGCACAAATACTTGAAGAATTGGGAGCAGATTATATAGATGAAAGTGAGGTACTCACCCCGGCAGATGAAGATTTCCATATAGATAAAAGTCAATTTAAGGTTCCATTTGTATGCGGCTGCAGAAACCTCGGTGAGGCTTTACGCAGAATTGGAGAAGGATCAGCAATGATCCGTACCAAGGGAGAACCGGGCACCGGAAATGTGGTAGAAGCAGTTAGGCATATGCGTAAAGTCATGTCTGAGATTCGGCGTGTTCAAGGTATGCCAAAAGATGAATTAATGGCTACAGCTAAAGAAATGAATGCACCTTATGAACTACTGTTACAAGTTAAAGAATTAGGCAGAATGCCTGTTGTTAACTTTGCGGCAGGAGGCATTGCTTCCCCGGCAGATGCGGCTTTAATGATGCAGCTAGGTTGTGACGGTGTTTTCGTTGGTTCCGGTATATTTAAGTCAAATGATCCGGCAGCCAGGGCAGAAGCTATTGTAGCAGCAACAACACATTATAACGAACCAAAAGTTCTAGCAGAGGTATCTCGCGGTTTAGGTGAGGCTATGCCCGGCTTAGAAATATCCTCAATTCAACCTAACGAAAGAATGCAGGAGCGCGGTTGGTAA